The Humulus lupulus chromosome 4, drHumLupu1.1, whole genome shotgun sequence genome has a window encoding:
- the LOC133832632 gene encoding uncharacterized protein LOC133832632, translating into MVQEIEKDETIVKKNISEKPTTKKDNLPVYQPPLPHPQRFLKKKRDEQFAKFLGIFKKININIQFFDALEEMPNYVKFVKEVLSKKRKFEDYETVKLIEEFFKKLGLGEVKPTTIILQLADRSFTYPRGVIEDVLVKVDKIVFPVNFVVLDMEKGHEIPLIIGLHFLATGGALIDVQEGHLTLRVNEEKVRFYIYKSVNWPVTMNTCRGLNHSLF; encoded by the exons ATGGTACAAGAAATTGAAAAAGATGAGACTATAGTGAAGAAGAATATTAGTGAGAAACCAACAACGAAGAAAGATAACCTTCCTGTGTATCAACCTCCATTACCGCATCCTCAAAGATTCCTAAAAAAGAAACGTGATGAGCAATTTGCCAAGTTTTTAGGGATATTCAAGAAGATTAACATCAACATTCAATTTTTTGATGCTCTTGAGGAAATGCCCAATTATGTTAAGTTTGTGAAGGAGGTTTTGTCAAAGAAAAGAAAGTTTGAAGATTATGAGACTGTGAAACTTATAGAGGAAT TTTTTAAGAAGTTGGGTCTTGGGGAGGTAAAGCCTACAACAATTATTTTGCAACTTGCTGATCGTTCTTTTACATACCCACGTGGAGTTATAGAAGATGTCTTAGTTAAAGTGGATAAAATTGTATTTCCTGTTAATTTTGTGGTGTTGGATATGGAGAAGGGCCATGAGATTCCATTGATTATTGGTCTCCATTTCTTAGCAACTGGTGGAGCACTTATTGATGTACAAGAAGGTCATTTGACATTGCGAGTTAATGAAGAGAAGGTTCgattttatatttacaaaagtGTGAATTGGCCAGTAACTATGAATACTTGCAGAGGATTGAATCATTCTCTCTTTTAG